The Centroberyx gerrardi isolate f3 chromosome 12, fCenGer3.hap1.cur.20231027, whole genome shotgun sequence genome has a window encoding:
- the LOC139931867 gene encoding uncharacterized protein LOC139931867 has translation MALRFGGTGFYSYHVHFANQAAGRIQQFNQGTYWGALDSELYCRIFAARTSLSCELCGAPSHPATACTVSAPPPRSCPSSSRNAPVFNRLSQAAPPPPIIPRPADIRPSVNVPVPKGVDKRGRPILYQGGRMVCNNFNHLGCPLSNCRLLHVCSFCGGAHARSIEVLPDTSHVSHNLQSALAEPHTVNTLLAKEVKEGFMIGPFNNPPFPVFRISPIGIATRKYSGKKRLIIDLSSPHGSHIPSINSVIPSPDFSMQYATIDHAITLIRLAGRGAWLSKADITSAFKVLPIHPDFWRFFGVCWKGAYYFSVRLTFGCRSSPRIFDSLSEALCWILTNNHRLPYILHLLDDFLVVTPPASPPHLGLTTLTKVFSELGVPLSEEKTSGPSTSIEFLGITLDSISFQASLPSEKIQRITLLLSNYLLADRCTKRQLLALLGHLNYAICIIPQAKSFLSNLLTKAAAVPSLHDRVDLDDACKMEMRMWQHFLSSWNGISFFYDDFITQPEDIQLYTDAAPSIGFGGYYGGRWFASAWPSEFKSLDSESRSPSSALHELYPIVIAAILWGHEWSRKSILIHSDNTSVVEILNKGRSRSPAIMQFLRRLTLISAQHQFILRAAHIPGHHNSIADSLSRFSFQKFRHLAPESDFHPIPIPPFSATTFN, from the exons ATGGCCTTACGTTTCGGAGGGACCGGTTTTTACAGCTACCATGTCCACTTTGCTAACCAGGCAGCTGGCCGGATACAGCAATTTAATCAGGGAACATACTGGGGCGCCCTCGACTCCGAGCTTTACTGCCGCATCTTCGCAGCCCGCACGTCCCTCTCCTGCGAGTTATGCGGAGCCCCTTCCCACCCCGCCACAGCATGCACAGTCAGTGCTCCACCACCTCGCTCATGTCCCTCTTCCTCGCGCAACGCCCCAGTCTTCAACCGCCTATCACAAGCtgcacccccacctcccatcaTCCCCAGGCCCGCGGACATACGTCCTTCAGTCAATGTCCCTGTGCCGAAGGGAGTCGACAAACGGGGAAGGCCAATCCTCTACCAGGGAGGCAGGATGGTGTGCAACAACTTCAACCACCTGGGCTGCCCTCTTTCCAACTGCCGCCTCCTGCACGTCTGCTCCTTCTGCGGAGGCGCTCACGCCAGGA GTATAGAAGTACTTCCCGATACTTCCCACGTCTCTCACAACCTTCAGTCCGCTCTTGCGGAACCTCACACTGTCAACACCCTATTGGCCAAGGAAGTCAAGGAAGGATTCATGATAGGCCCATTCAACAATCCTCCTTTTCCGGTATTCCGCATCAGCCCAATAGGCATCGCCACTCGGAAATACTCTGGAAAAAAGAGGTTGATAATAGACCTGTCTTCCCCGCATGGCTCACACATTCCGAGCATCAACAGTGTCATTCCTAGTCCCGATTTCTCTATGCAATATGCAACCATCGACCATGCCATCACCCTCATCCGTTTGGCAGGACGCGGAGCTTGGCTTTCTAAAGCAGACATCACCAGTGCATTCAAAGTCTTGCCAATCCATCCAGACTTCTGGCGTTTTTTCGGTGTTTGCTGGAAAGGTgcatattatttttctgtgcgcCTTACCTTCGGCTGCAGAAGCAGTCCTAGGATCTTCGACTCTCTTTCAGAAGCCCTGTGCTGGATCCTGACTAACAACCACAGACTCCCTTACATACTCCATCTTCTCGACGATTTCCTCGTCGTCACTCCACcagcctcacctcctcacctcggGCTCACTACTCTCACAAAAGTTTTCTCAGAACTTGGTGTCCCTCTTTCTGAGGAGAAAACCTCAGGGCCGAGCACATCCATCGAGTTCTTAGGCATCACCCTGGACTCAATTTCCTTCCAGGCATCTCTGCCCTCAGAGAAAATACAGCGCATCACTCTGCTCCTGTCGAACTATCTCCTGGCAGACAGATGCACCAAACGCCAGCTACTAGCCCTCCTTGGCCATCTCAATTATGCCATTTGCATAATTCCACAAGCAAAATCCTTCCTGTCCAACCTTCTGACTAAAGCTGCAGCCGTCCCCTCTCTCCACGATAGAGTCGATCTGGACGATGCCTGCAAAATGGAAATGCGCATGTGGCAACATTTCCTGTCTTCTTGGAATGGCATTTCCTTCTTCTACGACGACTTCATCACCCAGCCCGAGGACATCCAACTTTACACGGACGCAGCTCCCTCCATAGGTTTCGGTGGCTACTATGGAGGGAGATGGTTCGCTTCTGCTTGGCCCTCAGAGTTCAAATCTCTCGACTCCGAGTCCCGCTCTCCTTCATCCGCGCTTCACGAGCTATACCCCATTGTCATAGCTGCCATTCTTTGGGGGCATGAATGGTCTAGGAAGTCCATACTCATCCACTCCGATAACACCTCAGTCGTAGAGATCCTAAACAAAGGTCGATCCCGTTCTCCAGCCATCATGCAGTTCCTGCGCAGACTCACGTTAATCTCGGCTCAACACCAGTTCATCCTCCGGGCAGCCCACATTCCTGGTCACCACAACAGCATCGCTGATTCATTGTCTCGTTTCTCATTCCAGAAATTCAGACACTTGGCCCCAGAATCGGATTTTCATCCCATACCAATCCCACCGTTTTCAGCCACAACATTCAACTAG